In Spirosoma aureum, a single genomic region encodes these proteins:
- a CDS encoding DUF418 domain-containing protein, producing the protein MANLSAAVATLPNDQSPVLYKPVAQRERIKTIDILRGVALLGILLMNIPGFAMPDRFTDAFRNDPENINYRFHFFITVLFEGKMRALFSMVFGAGVLIFTTRKEQAGAGKWAVTGLYYRRMGWLILFGLIHAHVLLWLGDILYIYGVCALILFWFRKLKPAWLLGIALALGSFDAITGQLFYHHIREQRLAYLDVVAAEKLNKPITKTQQEAKTAWLETAKEFIPDKAEIDKNTRLMRGNYTEVASHVRPFAFKIETNYLILSIWDALGLMLLGMALFKWGFLTGQLPPRIYRRLLAVGYSLGIPIVVFSWWYGHQFPNTTAFLDSQPVSISSLLYPIQRMLLVIAHVSVLILLIQAGVAKGVFRALGAVGQMAFSNYILHTILCTLIFFGYGLGYFGHLQYYQLYAVVLGIWTVNILFSLLWLQRFQFGPLEWVWRSLTYWKRQPLRRSVEIE; encoded by the coding sequence ATGGCAAACCTATCCGCAGCCGTAGCTACCCTCCCCAATGACCAATCGCCCGTGTTGTATAAACCCGTGGCTCAACGTGAACGAATCAAAACCATCGACATTCTGAGGGGCGTGGCGCTACTTGGTATTTTATTGATGAATATTCCGGGGTTTGCTATGCCGGATCGCTTTACAGACGCTTTTCGCAATGATCCGGAAAATATAAATTACCGGTTCCATTTCTTTATCACGGTCCTGTTTGAAGGAAAAATGCGGGCCTTGTTTTCGATGGTGTTTGGCGCTGGCGTACTCATTTTTACGACCCGTAAAGAGCAGGCTGGCGCCGGAAAATGGGCCGTAACCGGTCTTTATTACCGCCGAATGGGCTGGCTGATACTCTTCGGTTTAATTCATGCTCATGTACTGCTCTGGCTAGGTGACATCCTATATATTTATGGAGTTTGCGCACTTATTCTGTTCTGGTTCAGGAAATTAAAACCAGCCTGGCTACTTGGCATTGCCTTAGCGCTGGGAAGTTTCGATGCCATTACGGGCCAGTTGTTTTATCATCATATTCGCGAGCAACGCCTGGCTTACCTGGACGTTGTAGCCGCTGAAAAACTAAATAAACCCATAACGAAAACGCAACAGGAGGCTAAAACGGCCTGGCTCGAAACAGCAAAGGAGTTTATTCCAGACAAAGCGGAAATCGACAAAAACACGCGGCTGATGCGGGGGAATTACACCGAAGTGGCCAGTCATGTTCGACCATTTGCCTTTAAAATAGAAACCAATTACCTGATTTTATCCATTTGGGATGCTCTTGGACTCATGTTACTGGGAATGGCTCTGTTTAAGTGGGGCTTTTTAACCGGACAACTCCCTCCTCGAATCTACAGGCGCTTGTTGGCAGTTGGCTATAGTTTGGGGATTCCCATTGTCGTATTCAGTTGGTGGTATGGCCATCAGTTTCCGAACACAACTGCTTTTTTAGATTCGCAACCTGTTTCGATCAGTAGCCTGTTATACCCTATTCAGCGGATGTTACTGGTAATTGCCCATGTCAGTGTGCTCATTTTACTGATTCAGGCAGGCGTGGCAAAGGGCGTTTTTCGAGCGTTGGGTGCCGTAGGACAAATGGCCTTCAGTAATTACATTCTTCATACAATTCTTTGCACACTTATTTTCTTTGGCTATGGACTGGGTTATTTTGGCCATTTACAATACTACCAGCTGTATGCCGTGGTGCTGGGAATCTGGACTGTCAACATTCTCTTTAGCTTATTGTGGCTGCAACGGTTCCAGTTTGGCCCGCTTGAGTGGGTCTGGCGTAGTCTGACCTACTGGAAAAGGCAACCATTACGTCGGTCCGTAGAAATAGAGTGA
- a CDS encoding putative Ig domain-containing protein has protein sequence MTSQAYTSGIYPGLIRLLFNGLLLATLLSAQAQTTWTNRPQTADQLLTDAAFGAGRYVVVGGDGAGEYIQTSTDGIGWSTQFTDHPNSGGLFALVYAAGKFVAVGAQGRVLTSPDGLSWTPQVSGTGKSLNDIAYGAGQFIAVGDNGTLITSADAVTWSPQVSGTPQHILVAAYGAGLFLVAGHDGMIKTSTDGVTWINRQSGIASTLRSMTAGPNGLLVAVGNNGAIVTSPDGVTWTLRPGPGALLDLSGVACNPTTGAFVAVARAKNQVLTSPDGIQWGAFPFKSGTEFFLYGVRFLNGQFIATGAGGTIRTSTNNGISWHPLTIDSDLQLRGAAYGNGRYVAVGKYPISISPAIGSAAITSTNGVNYVLGSPQHFAGADEGFNNVVFGNGQFVAVGGEGIIQTSPDGLVWTMRYSGLGATIRAIAYGNGQYVAVGAGFGPGSNGNILQSTDGISWSKSSTGSTFYSDISYANGQFVAVGLNGAIGTSPDGSNWTPRSAGIPDNLSYVAYGNGTYIAIGIGSGFGTTVTRSTDGVSWTVAPAFKSDGVASGLTFGNGQFVALVQGGRIFTSPDGLTWTPRMSNTQSNLEGITYGNGLFVAVGYNATVVTSPNDAVVQPGNLPPVAPGIGNASGVVGQPFLQTIPAFTDPEGLPLTYSISSLPAGLQFTAGSAGTISGIPTGTGVTDITVTATDQSGMTATATFTITINSPGGNQALQLVAPSYNCSTGQFTFNTTGGDGSQPEFMAIGITAWTTNPNQFVDAELRTAADAPLISLKARQNGQEVTYSWNIRATCPIGNAKPPVFNGPLANQTVLPGSNVLITLPSGTFTDPENQVLTVTAAGQPAGFTFDGSLLSGVAPESGAFLITLTATDTDGLATTGQFMLTVSSGGGSDLQLVAPTYNCATGQFTFNTTGGDGSQPEFMAIGITAWTTNPNQFVDAELRTAADAPLISLKARQNGQEVTYSWNIRATCPVNGSPRQSAELEANLITHVYPNPVDADLTVLIEGASHQTVDLWLMNLSGSNVLNKRVKVTSSRHQEVLNLEQQAPGVYLLRVTTHNQQQTVKVIKR, from the coding sequence ATGACTTCACAGGCATACACCTCAGGTATTTACCCCGGATTAATTCGACTCCTATTCAACGGCTTGCTGTTGGCAACGCTGCTGAGTGCGCAGGCACAAACCACCTGGACCAATCGGCCACAAACGGCGGATCAGCTCCTGACGGATGCCGCTTTTGGAGCCGGGCGATACGTCGTAGTGGGTGGCGATGGAGCAGGAGAATACATTCAAACCTCGACCGATGGCATTGGCTGGTCGACCCAATTCACCGATCACCCCAATTCCGGCGGATTATTCGCCCTGGTTTATGCCGCTGGCAAATTTGTGGCCGTGGGCGCTCAGGGGCGTGTACTGACCTCACCCGATGGGCTGAGCTGGACTCCTCAGGTATCCGGTACTGGCAAGTCCTTAAACGATATCGCCTATGGTGCCGGGCAATTTATTGCCGTGGGTGATAATGGTACGCTTATCACCTCCGCCGACGCGGTGACCTGGAGCCCGCAGGTATCTGGAACCCCTCAGCATATTCTGGTAGCAGCCTATGGTGCTGGCCTGTTTCTGGTGGCAGGACACGATGGAATGATTAAAACCTCAACGGACGGCGTAACCTGGATAAACAGACAATCAGGCATTGCTTCAACGCTGCGAAGTATGACAGCTGGACCCAATGGCCTTCTGGTAGCCGTTGGAAATAATGGTGCCATTGTTACTTCGCCGGATGGAGTGACCTGGACGCTACGACCAGGGCCTGGTGCCTTGTTGGATTTGTCCGGAGTGGCTTGTAATCCGACAACGGGTGCATTTGTGGCCGTAGCCAGGGCGAAAAATCAAGTGCTGACTTCACCCGACGGTATCCAATGGGGTGCTTTCCCGTTCAAGTCCGGAACAGAATTTTTCCTGTACGGTGTTCGATTCCTGAATGGCCAGTTTATCGCTACAGGGGCCGGTGGCACCATTCGCACCTCGACCAATAACGGTATATCCTGGCATCCACTCACGATAGACAGTGATTTGCAGCTTAGGGGGGCGGCTTATGGAAATGGGCGCTATGTGGCCGTAGGCAAATACCCAATTAGTATATCTCCAGCCATTGGCAGCGCGGCAATTACCTCGACCAATGGGGTAAACTACGTATTGGGGAGTCCCCAACATTTTGCCGGAGCCGATGAAGGGTTTAATAATGTTGTCTTTGGAAATGGACAATTTGTGGCCGTGGGCGGAGAGGGAATTATTCAAACCTCCCCGGATGGACTGGTATGGACGATGCGCTATTCAGGTCTAGGAGCCACCATCAGGGCCATTGCCTATGGAAATGGGCAGTATGTGGCTGTCGGTGCCGGATTTGGGCCAGGCTCGAATGGAAATATCCTACAGTCAACCGACGGCATTAGCTGGAGCAAATCTTCGACGGGAAGCACCTTCTATTCCGATATAAGTTATGCGAATGGACAATTTGTGGCCGTAGGGTTAAACGGAGCCATTGGTACATCCCCCGATGGGAGTAACTGGACACCCCGTTCGGCTGGCATCCCAGATAATCTTAGCTACGTCGCTTACGGAAATGGTACCTATATCGCCATTGGTATTGGGTCGGGATTTGGCACAACCGTTACCCGTTCGACCGATGGTGTAAGCTGGACGGTTGCGCCAGCATTTAAAAGTGACGGAGTCGCTTCCGGACTTACTTTTGGCAATGGTCAATTTGTTGCCCTTGTTCAGGGAGGGCGAATTTTTACATCTCCCGATGGTTTGACCTGGACACCCCGGATGTCCAATACCCAAAGTAATCTGGAAGGCATAACGTATGGAAACGGCCTGTTTGTGGCGGTTGGTTATAATGCAACCGTTGTGACCTCACCCAACGATGCGGTTGTTCAGCCGGGTAATTTGCCGCCCGTGGCCCCTGGCATCGGAAATGCAAGCGGTGTAGTTGGCCAGCCTTTTTTGCAAACGATCCCTGCCTTTACAGACCCGGAAGGCCTTCCCCTGACCTACAGTATCAGTAGCTTGCCTGCTGGCTTACAGTTCACGGCCGGATCGGCGGGAACGATAAGTGGTATACCCACTGGAACGGGGGTAACCGATATTACCGTAACCGCTACCGATCAGTCAGGAATGACAGCAACAGCTACCTTTACGATCACCATCAATTCTCCGGGGGGAAACCAGGCCTTACAGCTAGTGGCTCCAAGCTATAACTGCTCTACGGGTCAATTTACTTTCAACACAACCGGTGGCGATGGCTCGCAACCTGAATTCATGGCCATTGGCATCACTGCCTGGACGACCAACCCCAATCAGTTTGTCGATGCTGAATTACGCACGGCGGCCGATGCCCCCCTGATCAGTCTGAAAGCGCGCCAGAATGGACAGGAAGTCACCTACAGCTGGAACATTCGGGCCACATGCCCAATTGGGAACGCCAAGCCCCCCGTCTTCAATGGCCCCTTGGCGAACCAGACGGTGCTCCCCGGCAGTAATGTGCTGATCACACTGCCCTCCGGTACATTTACTGATCCCGAAAACCAGGTCCTGACTGTAACGGCGGCTGGACAGCCTGCCGGATTCACGTTTGATGGCAGCCTCCTAAGTGGAGTAGCTCCTGAATCGGGCGCGTTTTTGATTACCCTGACTGCTACAGATACGGATGGTTTAGCGACAACCGGTCAGTTCATGCTTACCGTGAGCAGCGGTGGTGGTTCAGATCTGCAGCTAGTGGCTCCAACTTATAACTGTGCTACGGGTCAATTTACTTTCAACACAACCGGTGGCGATGGCTCGCAACCTGAATTCATGGCCATTGGCATCACCGCCTGGACGACCAACCCCAATCAGTTTGTCGATGCTGAATTACGCACGGCGGCCGATGCCCCCCTGATCAGTCTGAAAGCGCGCCAGAATGGACAGGAAGTCACCTACAGTTGGAACATTCGGGCCACATGCCCGGTGAATGGCAGTCCCCGCCAATCAGCCGAATTGGAGGCAAACCTGATCACCCATGTGTATCCCAATCCGGTAGATGCTGACCTCACCGTACTTATTGAAGGGGCCAGCCATCAAACAGTAGACTTGTGGTTAATGAATCTGAGTGGATCGAATGTCCTGAATAAACGTGTGAAAGTAACCTCCTCCCGTCATCAGGAAGTACTAAACTTAGAACAGCAGGCGCCTGGTGTGTACCTGTTGCGGGTCACTACCCATAATCAGCAACAGACGGTAAAAGTGATCAAACGCTAA
- a CDS encoding aldo/keto reductase — protein sequence MINRKLGTNGPLVSAVGLGCMGMSGAYGQSDDTESIATIERALELGHNFLDTADYYRVGHNEELIAQAIKGKRDKAFLSVKTGQLVTPGPNKSMGPGPVSGHPDYLRNAVFYSLQRLKTDYIDLYTLARVDPNVPIEDTVGALADLVEKGVVRYIGLSEASAASIQKAASVHPITALQIEYSLWTRDIEAEVLPAIRELGIGLVAYAPLSRGFLSGEIRTPDDLKDSRVHIPRYQGENFYKNLELVEQIKTLAAEKGCTPAQLAIAWVLAQGDDIITIPGSKRISHLEENMAAENVQLTREDLESIETIMPAGIVSGTRYPERFLNALNQ from the coding sequence ATGATCAACAGAAAACTAGGAACAAACGGCCCTCTTGTATCGGCAGTAGGGTTAGGCTGTATGGGCATGTCGGGCGCCTACGGACAATCTGACGATACAGAGTCCATCGCCACCATCGAACGAGCCCTTGAACTCGGACACAACTTTTTAGACACAGCCGATTACTACCGCGTAGGCCATAACGAAGAACTGATCGCACAGGCCATCAAAGGCAAACGCGACAAAGCTTTCCTCTCCGTAAAAACAGGGCAGCTGGTAACTCCCGGACCAAACAAATCGATGGGTCCCGGCCCGGTAAGTGGCCATCCTGATTACCTTCGAAATGCTGTCTTTTACAGTCTCCAGCGCCTGAAAACGGATTACATCGATCTGTACACCCTCGCACGGGTCGATCCCAATGTTCCTATTGAAGATACGGTCGGCGCACTGGCCGATCTCGTAGAAAAGGGCGTTGTTCGTTACATTGGTCTCTCGGAAGCATCGGCAGCGTCTATTCAAAAGGCGGCTTCAGTGCATCCCATCACGGCACTACAAATCGAGTACTCGCTCTGGACGCGCGATATTGAAGCTGAAGTTCTTCCTGCCATCCGCGAATTGGGTATTGGTCTGGTTGCCTATGCCCCGCTAAGCCGAGGCTTTTTAAGCGGTGAAATCAGAACGCCCGACGATCTCAAAGACAGTCGTGTACACATACCCCGTTACCAGGGAGAGAACTTCTACAAAAATCTTGAGCTGGTTGAACAGATCAAAACGCTGGCCGCCGAAAAAGGGTGCACTCCAGCTCAGTTGGCGATTGCCTGGGTGCTGGCCCAGGGCGACGATATCATAACCATCCCCGGCTCTAAACGCATCAGCCATCTCGAAGAAAACATGGCCGCCGAAAACGTTCAACTCACCAGAGAAGATCTGGAAAGCATCGAAACGATCATGCCCGCCGGAATCGTCTCCGGCACCCGCTACCCCGAAAGGTTCTTAAATGCCTTAAACCAATGA
- a CDS encoding helix-turn-helix domain-containing protein, translating into MQDIESLLILNRQNNKLAIRLISPTFGHLPPEIADRYGLTHRKPYYFFLFLREGQTQHGVDLQQFDLKNNELLFILPHQIHRLPTTKEGTDYFKLGFDENCLSLLPKQYPFLINPFNNQKIQFTSSAAARLKSIFDMLLDLLRSVDTDPELILAHLNSLLTEINTAYFSIDKNPADDKLSQYIRFKLFVENNLTEHTTVQEIAEQLALNTNSLYTLVKHYSGLSPKEFITNRLILEAKRRLYYAESSIKELAYDLGFNDPEYFSRLFKKVTGQTIATFVQDLSGN; encoded by the coding sequence ATGCAAGACATCGAATCACTTCTCATTCTCAACCGACAAAATAACAAACTCGCCATCCGTCTTATCTCGCCTACCTTCGGTCATCTTCCGCCCGAAATCGCTGATCGGTACGGCCTTACCCACCGCAAACCCTACTACTTTTTTCTCTTTCTGCGAGAAGGCCAGACCCAGCATGGTGTTGATCTCCAGCAATTCGATCTAAAAAACAATGAACTCCTGTTCATTCTGCCGCATCAAATCCACCGGCTTCCCACTACCAAAGAAGGCACCGACTATTTTAAGCTCGGTTTTGATGAAAACTGCCTGTCTCTATTGCCCAAACAATATCCTTTTCTCATCAATCCATTCAACAATCAGAAAATACAATTCACTTCATCAGCTGCCGCCAGACTAAAATCCATCTTCGACATGCTGCTCGACTTATTAAGGTCGGTGGATACCGATCCCGAGCTTATCCTGGCTCACCTCAACAGCTTGTTAACCGAAATCAACACCGCTTATTTTTCAATCGACAAAAATCCCGCCGACGACAAACTTTCCCAATACATCCGGTTCAAACTTTTTGTCGAGAACAACCTCACCGAGCATACAACCGTTCAAGAAATCGCGGAACAACTTGCCCTCAACACCAACAGTTTATATACCCTTGTTAAACACTATTCCGGCCTTTCTCCCAAAGAATTCATCACCAACAGGCTCATACTGGAGGCAAAACGTCGACTCTATTATGCTGAAAGTTCAATCAAGGAGCTAGCCTATGACCTGGGTTTCAACGATCCTGAATACTTCTCCCGTTTGTTTAAAAAAGTAACTGGCCAAACAATAGCCACCTTCGTTCAGGATTTGTCAGGGAACTAA
- a CDS encoding Crp/Fnr family transcriptional regulator, producing the protein MDEHHELLNTHLANFAAMTGKDIADSKPYWKSRKLKKGDFFNMQSVVCNDLGLIVKGIFRIYYSDPETSEEKNIFFFSENQFIVSFRSFITRKACHYFIQAMEDSELVYISYRDLTSLYETHPNWAKFGRLLAELFFTYSQTRAEEFLFNTHEERYIRLLEEHPNIINRIPAYHISSYLGITNPSLSRIRKRILK; encoded by the coding sequence ATGGATGAACATCACGAATTACTGAATACGCATTTAGCCAACTTTGCCGCCATGACCGGTAAAGATATTGCCGATAGTAAGCCTTACTGGAAATCCCGTAAGCTTAAAAAAGGCGACTTCTTTAATATGCAGTCTGTCGTGTGCAACGATCTGGGGCTGATCGTCAAGGGAATCTTCCGGATCTATTACAGCGATCCGGAGACCAGCGAAGAGAAGAACATTTTCTTTTTCTCCGAGAACCAGTTTATAGTTTCTTTCAGGAGTTTTATCACCCGTAAAGCCTGCCATTACTTTATACAGGCCATGGAGGACTCAGAACTTGTTTATATTTCTTACCGGGATCTGACCAGTTTATATGAGACGCATCCCAACTGGGCCAAGTTCGGCCGGTTGCTGGCCGAGCTATTTTTTACGTATTCACAGACGCGTGCCGAGGAGTTTCTGTTCAACACGCACGAGGAGCGTTATATCAGATTGCTGGAAGAGCACCCCAATATCATTAACCGCATTCCTGCCTACCATATATCCTCTTATCTTGGCATCACCAACCCGTCCTTAAGCCGGATACGCAAACGAATATTGAAATAG
- a CDS encoding DUF308 domain-containing protein codes for MNSLNQSNATVANETAETAKSLRKLYFLRAAFSILWVILVLAFAKTNAGIATILFIIYPVWDVIATFLDIKANPPGAPKKMQFLNAVISSTTTVAVALALQKGIPEALIVFGVWAILTGLVQLILGLSRRKQLGGQWPMIISGGQSMLAGGSFIAMANAPNSGITTLAGYAAFGAFYFILAAYRLSKSIKTAPVGA; via the coding sequence ATGAATTCATTAAATCAATCTAACGCTACCGTTGCCAATGAGACGGCTGAAACGGCTAAATCGTTAAGAAAACTTTACTTCCTGCGGGCTGCATTTTCGATTTTGTGGGTGATTCTGGTTTTGGCCTTTGCTAAAACCAATGCCGGTATAGCGACTATCCTCTTTATCATTTACCCAGTTTGGGATGTCATTGCCACCTTCCTGGATATCAAGGCCAATCCACCCGGGGCGCCCAAAAAGATGCAGTTTTTAAACGCAGTTATCAGTAGTACCACAACCGTGGCCGTCGCACTGGCCTTGCAAAAAGGCATACCCGAGGCACTGATCGTTTTTGGAGTCTGGGCGATCCTTACCGGGCTTGTCCAACTAATCCTGGGCTTGAGTCGCCGTAAACAATTAGGTGGTCAATGGCCGATGATCATTAGCGGTGGTCAGTCTATGCTGGCTGGTGGTTCCTTTATCGCTATGGCAAATGCGCCCAATTCGGGAATCACTACATTAGCCGGTTACGCGGCTTTTGGTGCTTTTTACTTTATTCTGGCCGCCTATAGGTTGTCGAAATCGATTAAAACAGCTCCGGTGGGTGCTTAA
- a CDS encoding DoxX family protein, with amino-acid sequence MSISGRINQVYDEAKGNKWFHYFAVFCRVMLALGFIPSGFVKVMGERFASGLSVNHPLGHYLEALYYTESYYTFIGISQLVIALLLLIPRTALLGALMYFPIILNICILAYAVRFEGTRITTLMVLANLYLLGWDYDRIKYILPVKQAGHSAREKPLSNKFPLLFFGCVFAMIATVVVINQFLYDIRPGNSLIECTNGCAGNSNPKACEEFCDCIHNRGKPLHECLIDYNNANRTNQ; translated from the coding sequence AAGCGAAGGGCAACAAATGGTTTCATTATTTTGCCGTTTTCTGCCGCGTCATGTTGGCGCTGGGATTTATTCCATCAGGGTTTGTAAAAGTTATGGGAGAACGGTTCGCCAGCGGCTTATCCGTTAATCATCCGCTGGGGCATTATCTGGAAGCACTTTATTACACCGAATCCTATTACACATTTATCGGCATTTCCCAGTTAGTAATTGCCCTTTTATTACTCATTCCAAGAACAGCCCTTCTTGGTGCATTGATGTATTTTCCCATTATCCTGAATATATGCATCCTGGCTTATGCTGTCCGATTTGAAGGCACTCGTATTACAACGTTAATGGTGCTGGCCAATTTGTATTTATTAGGCTGGGACTACGACCGAATTAAATACATTTTACCAGTTAAACAGGCTGGTCACTCCGCAAGAGAAAAACCATTGAGCAATAAATTTCCGCTCCTATTCTTCGGATGTGTTTTTGCAATGATCGCTACAGTAGTCGTTATAAACCAGTTTCTATATGACATTCGACCGGGTAATTCCCTGATTGAATGCACAAATGGCTGTGCCGGCAATAGTAATCCAAAGGCTTGCGAAGAATTTTGTGATTGTATTCATAACCGGGGCAAACCGCTTCACGAGTGCCTGATCGACTATAACAACGCAAACAGAACGAATCAATAG